A window of Paenibacillus sp. contains these coding sequences:
- a CDS encoding acyltransferase, which translates to MQNKLEFIDSLRGFAILIVIMIHVAQNVPDFPYFPLRGVTLFYLVSAFTLFLSLYRREGKGESLSSFYLRRFFRIAPLYYLALIVYLLVNGLGPRYWLGDQENVTLLNILSHITFINGFNPYWINSIIGVEWSIAIEMTFYAFVPLLYAKIKNVRQSIIFVILSMIVCYGLGTILSKFSPIGSEQLWKNYLYLWLPNQLPVFALGILLFFLWKRDNENKTPTKTQRILIFSLVAFVSLVLAYLGNKTTIVAVTFLVFSYVLSKRKLILFVNKFWSSIGKISYSMYLVHFLVIEQIVALGVGNQMEVHLRFILLYTLTIAITVAISMVTYRYVEQPSIDWSRKIGHKYQRKTKVLPGDSVAKA; encoded by the coding sequence ATGCAGAATAAGCTTGAGTTTATTGATTCTTTACGAGGTTTTGCAATACTAATAGTAATAATGATCCATGTAGCCCAAAATGTTCCGGATTTTCCCTATTTCCCACTTAGAGGTGTAACGCTTTTTTATTTGGTTAGCGCCTTTACATTGTTTCTTTCCCTTTACAGGAGGGAGGGTAAAGGTGAATCATTAAGTAGTTTTTATTTAAGGCGATTTTTTAGGATTGCGCCGTTATACTACCTCGCGCTAATTGTTTATCTGTTAGTAAATGGTCTTGGACCGCGTTACTGGTTAGGTGACCAGGAAAATGTTACCCTACTCAATATTCTTTCCCATATTACATTTATAAATGGGTTTAATCCGTACTGGATCAACAGCATAATAGGAGTAGAATGGTCGATAGCAATTGAAATGACCTTTTACGCTTTCGTACCGTTGTTGTATGCAAAAATAAAAAATGTAAGGCAGTCGATAATTTTTGTAATCCTCTCAATGATTGTTTGCTATGGACTAGGGACGATACTTTCTAAGTTCAGCCCGATTGGAAGTGAACAACTTTGGAAAAACTACTTGTATTTATGGCTACCGAACCAACTCCCTGTTTTCGCTTTGGGAATCTTATTATTCTTCTTATGGAAAAGGGATAACGAGAATAAGACACCAACGAAGACTCAACGGATACTTATTTTTTCGTTGGTTGCTTTCGTCAGTCTCGTCCTGGCATATCTTGGGAATAAGACGACAATTGTTGCTGTAACGTTCTTAGTTTTTTCATATGTTTTATCAAAACGAAAACTCATCCTTTTCGTGAACAAATTTTGGTCAAGTATCGGGAAGATTAGCTACAGTATGTATTTAGTTCATTTTTTGGTCATCGAACAAATCGTCGCTTTAGGGGTCGGAAATCAAATGGAAGTGCATTTGAGATTCATCCTTTTATATACATTAACCATTGCGATTACTGTAGCCATATCAATGGTTACATATCGTTACGTTGAACAGCCCAGCATTGACTGGAGTAGGAAAATCGGGCACAAATATCAAAGGAAGACAAAAGTATTACCGGGGGATAGTGTAGCAAAAGCATAA
- a CDS encoding YveK family protein: protein MDSSMELKEYGRILKKWLWLIATCIIFACTTTAIVSYYFLEPVYQASTKLIVNHSRENDGILKQIDLNEVNVNIKLIDTYKEIIKTDAVMDKVVEQYPELNLTAGQLINKVQVSSVNNTQVMTLSVKDGSYEQAVKIVNAIATVFQQAVPQIYNVDNVQILSTAKMVEDPSPVEPNPVLNIMVSFILALMLSVGIAFLLEYLDDTIKTEADISNVLGVPTYAVISVIQDKDFAPRNEKSVKQKVGEVPYATTTAK, encoded by the coding sequence ATGGATTCATCTATGGAGCTAAAAGAGTATGGAAGAATATTAAAAAAGTGGCTATGGCTGATTGCTACGTGCATTATTTTCGCTTGCACGACTACGGCTATCGTGAGCTACTACTTTTTAGAACCGGTGTACCAGGCTTCCACGAAGTTGATCGTCAATCACTCGAGGGAAAATGACGGGATTCTGAAGCAAATCGATCTGAATGAAGTAAATGTAAATATTAAACTCATCGACACTTATAAGGAAATTATTAAGACCGATGCCGTAATGGATAAAGTAGTGGAGCAATACCCGGAGCTGAATCTTACAGCCGGGCAATTAATCAACAAGGTTCAAGTAAGCTCCGTTAACAATACGCAGGTAATGACGTTATCGGTAAAGGATGGCTCATACGAGCAAGCTGTGAAAATTGTCAATGCAATTGCCACAGTGTTCCAACAGGCTGTTCCGCAGATTTACAACGTTGACAATGTACAGATTCTTAGTACGGCCAAAATGGTAGAGGATCCTTCTCCTGTAGAACCAAATCCTGTCTTAAATATTATGGTCAGTTTTATTTTAGCGCTGATGTTGTCGGTGGGTATCGCTTTTCTGCTCGAATATTTGGACGACACGATCAAGACGGAGGCCGATATCTCGAACGTCCTAGGCGTACCAACTTACGCCGTCATTTCGGTCATTCAGGACAAGGATTTCGCTCCGCGGAATGAAAAAAGCGTGAAACAAAAGGTAGGGGAGGTCCCTTATGCGACGACAACGGCGAAATAA
- the fcl gene encoding GDP-L-fucose synthase: MEKSEKIFVAGHRGLAGSAIYRKLQSEGYHNIIVRTSQELDLRDAQSVHNFFQEERFDYVFLAAAKVGGIVANNDYPADFIRDNLLIQTNVIDSAYRTGVKKLLFLGSTCIYPKYAQQPLKEEYLLTGELEPTNEPYAIAKIAGIKMCQSYNRQYGTCYISVMPTNLYGPNDNFDLQTSHVLPALIRKFHEAKETNAPDVQVWGTGNPRREFLYSDDLADACVFLMKHYDGNDIVNVGVGEDVTIRELAELIRETIGYTGSIVFDTSKPDGTPRKLVDVTKINELGWKASTSLKDGLAAAYQWYLENENQLRKVAVH; the protein is encoded by the coding sequence ATGGAGAAATCCGAAAAAATATTCGTAGCGGGCCACCGGGGGTTGGCGGGCTCCGCTATTTACCGGAAACTGCAGTCCGAAGGATACCACAATATCATCGTTCGGACGTCGCAAGAGTTGGATTTGCGCGACGCTCAGAGCGTCCATAACTTCTTTCAGGAAGAGCGGTTCGATTACGTGTTTCTCGCGGCGGCGAAAGTAGGCGGGATCGTGGCAAATAACGATTATCCAGCCGATTTTATTCGGGATAACTTGTTAATTCAGACGAACGTTATTGACTCAGCATACCGAACGGGCGTCAAGAAACTATTATTTTTAGGCAGTACTTGTATTTATCCGAAGTACGCTCAGCAACCGCTGAAAGAGGAGTATTTGCTTACCGGAGAATTAGAGCCTACGAATGAACCGTATGCAATTGCGAAAATTGCCGGCATTAAGATGTGCCAGTCATATAACCGACAATACGGAACGTGTTACATATCGGTCATGCCGACGAATTTATATGGTCCGAATGATAACTTCGATCTGCAAACTTCGCACGTTCTGCCGGCGTTGATCCGCAAATTCCACGAAGCAAAAGAAACGAACGCGCCCGATGTGCAAGTGTGGGGAACCGGGAATCCTCGGAGGGAATTTCTTTATTCCGACGACTTGGCAGATGCATGCGTATTTTTAATGAAGCATTATGACGGTAACGACATCGTCAACGTCGGTGTCGGCGAAGACGTAACGATTCGAGAGTTGGCAGAATTGATCAGAGAGACGATTGGGTATACGGGTAGTATCGTATTCGATACGAGCAAACCGGATGGCACACCGCGAAAATTGGTTGACGTAACAAAAATTAACGAACTCGGTTGGAAGGCGTCCACATCCTTGAAAGATGGTTTGGCAGCGGCATACCAATGGTACTTAGAAAACGAAAATCAACTGCGCAAAGTGGCAGTTCACTAG
- a CDS encoding helix-turn-helix transcriptional regulator, which yields MKTCGQRISELRESQKLTQGELSSRLGITRASLSHYETGRRVPDYETIKKIADFFRVSVDYLIGRTEDSEPTVNENVKIFEESLELSDETILERFTLTVDGRELTPEEAKRFIAFVRAERSIR from the coding sequence ATGAAAACCTGTGGACAACGAATTTCGGAACTTCGGGAGAGCCAGAAGTTAACCCAAGGTGAATTATCCAGCCGTCTAGGAATCACAAGGGCCTCTCTATCCCATTATGAAACAGGAAGAAGAGTGCCCGATTATGAGACAATCAAGAAAATCGCGGATTTTTTTCGCGTCTCTGTCGATTATTTGATCGGTCGGACGGAGGACTCGGAGCCTACCGTTAACGAAAACGTTAAAATCTTCGAAGAAAGCTTAGAGTTATCGGATGAAACGATCCTGGAACGGTTTACTTTGACGGTAGACGGGAGGGAGTTGACGCCCGAGGAAGCCAAACGCTTCATCGCCTTCGTGAGAGCGGAACGATCGATCAGATAA
- a CDS encoding tyrosine-protein phosphatase, producing MIDIHCHILPCLDDGAQTLEDATAMARQAVRHGIATVVATPHYMDGIHWNEGPIVHRSVKQLKDILAAEEIPLQVLPGQEIRVFGSLMEELQEGKAIPITQSPYLLLELPSEQIPDKLDDLIYELQLRGMTAVIAHPERNRAFLRQPDRLLELVERGALCQLTARSILGSAGKGIETFSWQLCERNLIHFIASDAHDCGRRGFRLLEAYDAIRKRLGNEYCEYYITNAEHLVEGRVIDSLEPIRPARRFFSSLLFGRK from the coding sequence ATGATCGACATCCACTGCCACATTCTCCCGTGTTTGGACGACGGGGCCCAGACCTTAGAGGATGCGACCGCGATGGCAAGGCAGGCAGTCCGTCATGGGATTGCTACCGTTGTTGCGACTCCCCATTACATGGATGGCATTCATTGGAACGAGGGGCCGATTGTGCATCGTTCCGTTAAGCAATTGAAGGATATCCTGGCCGCGGAAGAGATTCCGCTACAGGTACTGCCTGGCCAAGAGATCCGGGTATTCGGCTCGCTAATGGAGGAGCTGCAGGAAGGCAAAGCGATTCCTATAACTCAAAGCCCCTATCTTTTGCTTGAGTTGCCTTCGGAACAAATACCCGACAAACTGGATGATCTGATTTACGAGCTGCAGCTCCGAGGCATGACCGCGGTGATTGCGCATCCCGAACGAAATCGCGCGTTCCTTAGACAGCCCGACCGTTTGTTAGAGCTTGTAGAGCGAGGGGCATTATGCCAACTTACTGCGAGGAGCATCCTAGGATCCGCCGGTAAGGGCATAGAAACTTTCAGTTGGCAGTTATGTGAACGTAATTTAATTCACTTCATAGCATCAGACGCGCATGATTGCGGAAGGAGAGGCTTCCGGCTCCTAGAGGCCTACGACGCGATTCGGAAACGACTTGGGAATGAGTACTGCGAATATTACATAACGAATGCCGAGCATTTGGTCGAGGGAAGGGTAATTGACAGCTTGGAACCGATACGCCCTGCAAGGCGGTTCTTTAGCAGTTTGTTATTTGGAAGAAAATAA
- a CDS encoding O-antigen ligase family protein: MNSLFYSLGVRVKEATTNKLLFVASIAILLSTAIGALAPINILYIAALVALPFIPYILNPNAYFLVSFFLSSIYVKYLLFFVDGIAYGWLDNVVKCLFLFVMGLFMIWIGLREKKEIKYPIYSVFFLFSLIFMIIPVVQAASFQDAFYFTKITTPFLLFVSVLMFYDKIDWNKMYGWFRLLLFLTLIFSIYQVTLGEAAPSDVPRASGLTPSRNTFSMFMVMLFDFIFIINAIRKNNKLSFFDGILLVLIVLLDFIGFSRGAWAVMGGTILFLLIRERKFLLIAFLSSVCVGIAYVFREQIQLRLISGYGTGKNRSLVTDMLMEKGMESPLIGHGFGWSQMFMFDGHGSTAQPHNDFVRLFVDMGMLGLLLFLIPYILIMFRMLRIMFVARVKYVKTIAFVTILSVIQILSFMSVYNVIDMFYATTSYVWLFAAVTEMEFSKNREGVRRQFPNY, encoded by the coding sequence TTGAACTCATTGTTCTATTCTTTGGGAGTTAGAGTAAAAGAGGCCACAACTAATAAATTATTATTTGTGGCATCAATAGCTATTCTGTTATCAACCGCTATAGGGGCATTGGCACCAATCAATATCCTTTACATTGCCGCTCTGGTTGCGCTGCCATTTATTCCTTATATATTAAATCCGAATGCGTACTTTTTAGTATCGTTCTTTTTATCTTCAATATATGTTAAGTATTTATTGTTTTTTGTGGACGGAATAGCTTACGGTTGGTTAGATAACGTTGTCAAATGTCTATTTTTATTCGTGATGGGGTTATTTATGATTTGGATAGGGCTGAGGGAAAAGAAAGAAATAAAATACCCAATTTATTCAGTGTTTTTTCTCTTTTCGCTCATATTTATGATTATTCCTGTTGTGCAAGCTGCTTCTTTTCAAGATGCTTTTTATTTCACAAAAATTACTACCCCGTTTCTGCTGTTTGTTTCTGTGCTAATGTTTTACGACAAAATTGATTGGAACAAGATGTACGGGTGGTTCAGACTGTTACTGTTTCTAACATTAATTTTTTCAATCTACCAGGTTACCTTAGGGGAAGCAGCGCCAAGTGATGTACCAAGAGCATCGGGGTTGACTCCAAGTAGGAACACGTTTTCAATGTTTATGGTGATGTTGTTTGATTTTATTTTCATAATAAATGCAATACGTAAAAATAATAAGCTGTCTTTTTTTGATGGAATCTTGCTTGTTCTTATTGTGTTATTGGATTTTATCGGATTCTCCCGTGGAGCGTGGGCTGTCATGGGGGGGACGATCCTGTTCCTACTAATCCGCGAGAGGAAATTTCTCCTAATTGCATTTCTGTCATCGGTATGTGTCGGAATTGCTTACGTTTTTAGGGAGCAGATTCAGTTGAGATTAATTTCTGGGTATGGTACTGGGAAAAACAGAAGTCTTGTTACAGATATGCTTATGGAAAAAGGGATGGAAAGTCCTCTTATTGGACATGGTTTCGGGTGGTCACAAATGTTTATGTTCGATGGACATGGTAGTACGGCGCAACCGCATAACGATTTTGTAAGGTTATTTGTAGACATGGGAATGCTAGGGCTATTACTGTTTTTAATACCTTACATATTAATTATGTTTAGGATGTTAAGGATAATGTTCGTAGCTAGAGTAAAATACGTTAAAACAATAGCTTTTGTTACAATCCTCTCGGTTATTCAAATACTATCATTTATGTCTGTATACAATGTTATTGATATGTTTTATGCAACAACATCGTATGTTTGGTTATTCGCAGCGGTAACCGAGATGGAATTTAGTAAAAATAGAGAGGGTGTTAGGAGGCAATTTCCAAATTACTAA
- the galU gene encoding UTP--glucose-1-phosphate uridylyltransferase GalU — protein MKRVRKAIIPAAGLGTRFLPATKAMPKEMLPIVNKPTIQYIVEEAIASGIEDIIIVTGKGKRAIEDHFDHALELETNLVEKGKLKLLEEVRRPSSVDIHYIRQKEPKGLGHAVWCARRFIGDEPFAVLLGDDIVVGDPPCLKQLMEQYEETQASVIGVQPVSDEETTRYGIIDPKERHGKLYQVHNFVEKPTLGTAPSNLAIMGRYVLTPEIFKYLSMQEQGAGGEIQLTDAIQKLNQEQSVYAYHFDGIRYDVGEKLGFILTTIDFALRDTELRTPLLKVMEEITGKESVRQVIG, from the coding sequence ATGAAGAGAGTAAGGAAAGCGATCATTCCAGCCGCTGGCTTGGGCACCCGTTTTCTGCCTGCGACGAAAGCAATGCCGAAGGAAATGCTGCCAATCGTTAATAAACCAACCATTCAATATATTGTCGAAGAAGCAATCGCATCTGGCATTGAAGACATCATTATCGTAACGGGGAAAGGGAAGCGGGCGATCGAAGACCACTTTGACCACGCTCTCGAATTGGAAACAAACCTCGTCGAGAAAGGGAAGTTGAAGCTCCTTGAGGAGGTGCGCAGGCCGTCCAGCGTCGACATTCACTACATACGGCAAAAGGAACCGAAAGGTCTCGGCCACGCAGTATGGTGCGCGAGAAGATTCATCGGAGACGAGCCTTTCGCGGTGCTGCTCGGCGACGACATTGTCGTTGGGGATCCGCCTTGTTTGAAACAATTAATGGAGCAATACGAGGAGACGCAGGCATCGGTCATCGGCGTGCAACCTGTATCTGACGAAGAGACGACCCGTTATGGCATCATCGATCCGAAAGAACGGCACGGCAAACTATATCAAGTACATAACTTTGTGGAAAAGCCGACGCTCGGCACCGCACCGTCTAACCTGGCGATCATGGGCCGGTACGTACTTACACCGGAAATTTTCAAATATTTGTCTATGCAGGAGCAAGGCGCGGGCGGGGAAATCCAGCTGACAGACGCGATCCAAAAATTGAATCAGGAGCAATCGGTGTATGCGTATCATTTTGACGGTATTCGGTACGACGTTGGCGAGAAGCTTGGATTTATTTTAACGACGATCGACTTCGCATTGCGGGACACCGAATTGCGTACGCCGCTGTTGAAGGTGATGGAGGAAATCACCGGCAAGGAATCGGTTCGGCAAGTGATTGGGTGA
- a CDS encoding CpsD/CapB family tyrosine-protein kinase: protein MRRQRRNNDRPIIMDANPRSPISEAYRTLRTNIEFSSLGEPLRTIMITSAQPEEGKTTTAVNLAVAFAQANKKVVLVDADLRKPTLHYIFQKHNRGGLTSIIAQQKGIDTMAQETHIENLYVIPSGPIPPNPSEMLASTRFTELLGELKSQYDIVIIDTPPSLAVTDSQIVASKCDGVLLVINSGKVKRQSALRVKEGLEHVNARLLGVVLNNMKRSKADAQYYYYYGSREQEAGT from the coding sequence ATGCGACGACAACGGCGAAATAACGACCGTCCGATCATTATGGATGCGAACCCGAGGTCACCGATTTCGGAGGCATACAGAACATTACGAACCAATATTGAATTTTCTTCCTTAGGGGAGCCGTTGCGAACCATCATGATTACTTCGGCCCAGCCGGAAGAGGGTAAAACCACTACGGCGGTCAACCTAGCAGTGGCGTTCGCGCAAGCAAATAAGAAGGTTGTTCTCGTCGATGCGGATCTTCGGAAGCCGACACTTCACTACATCTTTCAAAAACATAACCGCGGCGGGTTAACCAGCATCATTGCGCAACAGAAGGGCATTGACACGATGGCGCAGGAGACCCATATCGAGAACCTATATGTCATCCCATCAGGGCCGATCCCACCGAACCCATCAGAAATGTTGGCATCAACCCGGTTTACCGAGTTGTTAGGGGAGCTCAAATCACAATATGACATTGTCATTATAGATACTCCACCTTCTTTGGCAGTTACTGATTCTCAAATCGTCGCATCGAAGTGCGATGGAGTGTTATTGGTAATTAACTCCGGTAAGGTAAAGCGACAGTCCGCACTGCGGGTTAAAGAAGGCTTAGAACATGTCAATGCAAGATTGCTCGGTGTAGTGCTTAATAATATGAAGCGATCGAAAGCCGACGCTCAGTACTACTACTATTACGGCAGTCGTGAACAGGAAGCAGGAACGTAA
- a CDS encoding sugar transferase translates to MGAPNEAKALERRQFGAAFPALQENDRKLYLTAKRMQDIVASLVGLLFLLPLFIVLAILIKLEDPKGPVLFRQTRVGKGGREFQMYKFRSMVSNAEQMLEQLLDKNEVSGLMFKMKDDPRVTKIGKLIRKTSLDELPQLINVLKGEMSLVGPRPPLPREVAVYNAYHLQRLTVTPGCTGLWQVSGRNSVGFDEMVELDLQYIRERNLFYDIKIILKTVLLLIRPNSAY, encoded by the coding sequence ATGGGGGCACCGAATGAAGCAAAAGCTTTGGAACGGCGGCAATTCGGGGCTGCATTTCCTGCTTTGCAGGAGAATGACCGCAAACTGTATTTAACCGCGAAACGAATGCAGGACATTGTTGCTTCCTTGGTTGGGTTACTTTTCCTCTTACCCTTGTTTATCGTGCTGGCCATCTTAATTAAGTTGGAAGATCCGAAAGGACCCGTGTTGTTTCGGCAAACGCGCGTCGGTAAAGGCGGGCGCGAATTCCAAATGTACAAATTTCGTTCCATGGTTTCGAATGCCGAGCAAATGCTGGAGCAGCTGCTCGACAAAAATGAAGTAAGCGGATTAATGTTCAAAATGAAAGACGATCCGCGCGTGACGAAAATCGGAAAATTGATTCGGAAAACAAGCCTCGACGAACTTCCGCAGTTGATTAACGTCCTCAAAGGCGAGATGAGTTTGGTCGGTCCTCGTCCCCCGTTGCCGCGGGAGGTGGCGGTTTACAATGCATATCATTTGCAGCGGTTAACGGTAACGCCGGGTTGCACCGGTTTGTGGCAAGTGAGCGGGCGCAACAGCGTCGGCTTCGATGAGATGGTGGAGCTTGATCTTCAATATATCCGCGAACGCAACTTATTTTATGACATCAAAATTATCTTGAAAACTGTACTGTTATTAATCCGACCTAACAGTGCTTATTGA
- a CDS encoding S-layer homology domain-containing protein → MTAWNRYALQGGSLAVCYLEENNRNGVDYVTRKRTKLLAATVAAGLLSGTVVQIPYNALAVFPVLPVEVKGGVASAALPPEAQAVLDVFDAIKSKMTSDERTAVGNTRAALTNLNDVTLLNPIWDGIEAKLATVDAKDYPLVKKENLLALIKDFHFFYVSNDLTLEQMWLKHRPLIDQLAKLGGVTGGLQEIDFGDFTEFYVAVVNEAKNQFSSPARIAELLVSRGGVSGVIDACLEAALNNNSLMFSKVFTNLGITGAELIQVKNAMGAIVDPDQKARDALAMGYLRSQTVFSKQVSTDGRVVTPKLTVLDKEIPNDVLTWTVKSGSNVTYDANRKAFVLASTVTTAKVTIEAKTLFIVKMLYEGELELTAVTSNPPPSGSPGSFLPLPPLHSNFDAGITNIRTRISNIIGAIPAGATPEQIREAQIDAKRLVERELKKLAVVDVKAFVREQNGTKTLNLTNADITEIKKHMAKVKAQADELNALLLSADPSAQPAEIEFSLDFGTGDNFEMVIPIGLIQEARTVGIDRIGGIFNGMNVTIHADEPVTDDVTVQLRRLAPNAVTSATSFPIGSDVYELELFENGEQLESFEHPVTLRLPATNINGLDVERLVVAKVVNNGLQVFTSYYDEDGNLVEVERDTLSTYVVIENKVEFDDVASVSAWAGRAIDVTAAQGIFEGRPGSKFDPNANITRAEFAKVLVDLFQLGDAEATESFSDVSTSDWFHSYVAAAAKAGVIQGRSASIFDPNAPVSRAEMAAMAARALVAAGEAPSVSDAAAYVSKFTDADQVLPGLEEGIAVMVREGFMQGVPGGAFQPNDYATRAQAAVMMYRIWQSR, encoded by the coding sequence TTGACAGCTTGGAACCGATACGCCCTGCAAGGCGGTTCTTTAGCAGTTTGTTATTTGGAAGAAAATAATAGAAATGGAGTGGATTATGTGACGAGGAAAAGGACGAAATTGCTTGCAGCAACAGTAGCCGCGGGGTTGTTGTCGGGGACAGTCGTACAGATTCCATATAACGCGCTGGCCGTTTTTCCTGTGTTGCCGGTTGAAGTGAAGGGGGGCGTCGCTAGTGCGGCGTTGCCGCCGGAAGCACAAGCTGTGTTGGATGTATTCGATGCAATTAAAAGCAAAATGACGTCTGACGAAAGAACGGCCGTTGGGAATACGCGTGCGGCATTGACGAACTTGAATGACGTAACGCTGCTGAACCCGATCTGGGATGGGATCGAAGCCAAGCTGGCCACAGTCGATGCGAAAGACTATCCCCTGGTCAAAAAGGAAAATCTGTTAGCGCTGATCAAGGACTTTCACTTCTTCTATGTATCCAATGACCTTACTCTAGAACAAATGTGGTTGAAGCATCGCCCCTTAATCGATCAACTCGCTAAGTTGGGTGGCGTGACAGGCGGTCTGCAGGAAATTGACTTTGGGGATTTCACCGAATTTTACGTGGCTGTTGTGAACGAGGCGAAAAACCAATTCTCCTCGCCGGCGAGAATCGCGGAGCTTTTGGTTTCGAGGGGCGGCGTCTCCGGAGTCATCGATGCGTGTTTGGAAGCTGCTCTGAACAACAACAGTTTGATGTTCAGCAAAGTGTTTACAAACCTCGGAATCACAGGGGCGGAGCTCATTCAAGTCAAAAACGCAATGGGCGCGATCGTAGACCCGGACCAGAAGGCGAGAGATGCCTTGGCTATGGGTTATCTCCGCTCGCAAACCGTATTCTCTAAGCAGGTGAGTACGGACGGGCGAGTTGTTACGCCAAAGCTGACGGTGCTGGACAAAGAAATTCCGAACGACGTGCTGACGTGGACGGTGAAGAGCGGGTCGAATGTAACCTACGACGCCAATCGGAAAGCATTCGTGCTTGCAAGTACGGTAACGACCGCGAAAGTCACGATTGAAGCGAAGACGCTCTTTATTGTAAAGATGCTGTACGAAGGCGAATTGGAGCTTACGGCGGTAACCAGCAATCCTCCACCGAGCGGAAGTCCCGGCAGCTTCTTGCCGCTGCCGCCACTGCATTCGAATTTTGATGCGGGAATCACCAACATCAGAACGAGGATTTCCAACATTATCGGAGCGATCCCGGCAGGCGCGACGCCGGAGCAAATCAGAGAGGCTCAAATCGATGCGAAACGTCTTGTCGAGAGAGAGCTTAAGAAATTAGCGGTTGTGGATGTTAAGGCGTTCGTGCGGGAACAGAATGGAACGAAAACCTTAAACCTGACGAATGCAGACATTACGGAAATCAAGAAGCACATGGCCAAGGTAAAAGCGCAGGCGGACGAACTGAACGCTTTGCTGCTTTCCGCCGATCCGAGCGCACAGCCTGCCGAGATCGAATTCTCCTTGGATTTCGGGACAGGTGACAACTTCGAGATGGTCATCCCAATAGGGTTGATTCAGGAAGCAAGAACGGTAGGAATCGACAGAATCGGCGGCATCTTCAACGGGATGAATGTCACCATTCATGCTGACGAGCCGGTAACCGATGACGTCACGGTTCAACTACGCCGTCTCGCGCCTAACGCCGTGACCAGTGCGACGTCGTTCCCAATCGGTTCCGACGTTTACGAGCTTGAATTGTTCGAGAACGGGGAGCAATTGGAGAGCTTTGAACACCCGGTTACGCTGCGTTTGCCGGCGACGAACATTAACGGTCTCGATGTAGAGCGATTGGTCGTAGCTAAAGTCGTGAATAACGGGCTCCAGGTGTTTACGAGTTATTACGATGAAGACGGCAATCTTGTTGAAGTCGAGAGGGATACGCTCTCCACGTATGTCGTGATCGAGAATAAGGTTGAATTCGACGATGTCGCATCCGTGAGCGCCTGGGCAGGTCGGGCGATCGACGTAACGGCGGCGCAAGGGATCTTCGAAGGTCGCCCCGGAAGTAAGTTCGACCCGAACGCGAACATTACGCGGGCCGAATTCGCGAAGGTGCTCGTCGATCTGTTCCAACTGGGCGACGCGGAGGCGACGGAGTCGTTCAGCGATGTGAGCACGTCGGATTGGTTCCATTCCTACGTAGCAGCAGCCGCGAAAGCAGGCGTGATCCAAGGCCGATCGGCCAGCATCTTCGATCCGAATGCTCCGGTCTCGCGCGCCGAAATGGCGGCGATGGCGGCACGCGCCTTGGTTGCGGCGGGCGAAGCACCGTCTGTAAGCGATGCTGCAGCTTACGTATCTAAATTTACGGATGCAGATCAGGTGCTCCCGGGCCTTGAAGAGGGCATCGCAGTCATGGTTCGCGAAGGGTTCATGCAGGGCGTTCCTGGTGGAGCGTTCCAGCCGAATGACTACGCAACGAGAGCACAAGCAGCCGTCATGATGTACCGCATTTGGCAGAGCAGGTAA